The Porites lutea chromosome 4, jaPorLute2.1, whole genome shotgun sequence genome contains a region encoding:
- the LOC140935331 gene encoding protein KTI12 homolog isoform X1, whose protein sequence is MPLVVMCGYPCSGKSKRAKELKNHFEVSRGKTVHLAGDESLNLERNAVYSVSANEKEARGLLKSAVERLISRDDIVILDSLNYIKGYRYELYCVAKAHKTTHCIVHCDTSKEKCREWNSTRENGYDEEILDALVMRFEAPESRNRWDSPLFVIQVGDDLPLDSIYDALINRIPPPPNQATQPQPLSATNFLYELDKITQEIVTALLNSQRTFVPGDQVTIPGTSEKVLLNRTVNMSELRRIRRQFITYTKMHPVEDTKKIANMFVQYLNSSIQ, encoded by the exons ATGCCACTAGTAGTCATGTGTGGATACCCTTGTTCAGGAAAATCAAAGAGGGCTAAggaattaaaaaatcattttgaagTTTCAAGAGGAAAGACTGTTCATTTGGCTGGCGACGAGAGTTTGAATTTGGAAAGAAACGCAGTTTACTCAG TATCAGCAAATGAAAAAGAGGCAAGAGGTCTTTTGAAGTCTGCAGTAGAAAG gcTGATTTCAAGAGATGATATTGTCATATTAGACTCGCTTAACTATATTAAAG GTTACAGATATGAGCTGTACTGTGTTGCAAAGGCACATAAAACTACTCATTGCATT GTTCATTGTGAcacttcaaaagaaaaatgtagAGAGTGGAACAGTACAAGAGAAAATGGATATGATGAAGAAAT tttagATGCACTGGTGATGAGGTTTGAAGCACCGGAATCTAGAAACCGATGGGACTCTCCACTATTTGTTATTCAG GTGGGTGATGACCTGCCATTGGATTCTATATATGATGCTCTTATAAACAGAATACCACCTCCACCAAATCAGGCCACTCAACCA CAACCATTATCTGCTACAAACTTCTTATATGAACTTGACAAAATAACCCAAGAAATAGTAACT GCACTGTTAAATTCCCAGCGTACTTTTGTACCAGGCGATCAGGTAACGATTCCTGGAACATCAGAAAAA GTTCTTTTGAACAGAACAGTGAATATGTCGGAGTTAAGAAGAATTCGTCGACAGTTTATTACTTACACCAAAATGCACCCTGTAGAAGATACAAAGAAAATTGCGAATATGTTTGTTCAGTACTTGAACAGTAGCATACAATAA
- the LOC140935331 gene encoding protein KTI12 homolog isoform X2, producing the protein MRFEAPESRNRWDSPLFVIQVGDDLPLDSIYDALINRIPPPPNQATQPQPLSATNFLYELDKITQEIVTALLNSQRTFVPGDQVTIPGTSEKVLLNRTVNMSELRRIRRQFITYTKMHPVEDTKKIANMFVQYLNSSIQ; encoded by the exons ATGAGGTTTGAAGCACCGGAATCTAGAAACCGATGGGACTCTCCACTATTTGTTATTCAG GTGGGTGATGACCTGCCATTGGATTCTATATATGATGCTCTTATAAACAGAATACCACCTCCACCAAATCAGGCCACTCAACCA CAACCATTATCTGCTACAAACTTCTTATATGAACTTGACAAAATAACCCAAGAAATAGTAACT GCACTGTTAAATTCCCAGCGTACTTTTGTACCAGGCGATCAGGTAACGATTCCTGGAACATCAGAAAAA GTTCTTTTGAACAGAACAGTGAATATGTCGGAGTTAAGAAGAATTCGTCGACAGTTTATTACTTACACCAAAATGCACCCTGTAGAAGATACAAAGAAAATTGCGAATATGTTTGTTCAGTACTTGAACAGTAGCATACAATAA